A region of the Primulina eburnea isolate SZY01 chromosome 7, ASM2296580v1, whole genome shotgun sequence genome:
aaatcaagtggtgtgtgtcaatgacattcAATCAacccccacttgtatctattctacatcccacaacaactacctaatgaagcCGATACACTTATTTTCCTACCTGATTTTGAGAGAAAGAAATTCATTGGTGGTGTAGTGATTCAAAtgctccttgaaaagaaaaagaaaaattgaagtgAGCAAAGAGGGAGTTGAAAATagacaaaaagaaagagaaaaaatTCAATCAAAGAAAATATAAGGGAGATgaaggatatgaatgaaaagaaaacaataagtggatggtgaatgaaaaagaaaatgaaaaagagtgaaattgatgaagagttgattatttctctcaaattttgaattccataccttttattgtagccgtgagccgtggcctaacgttacaagcctacaagacctattaaccttgtcacatttatccaatatactagtggagaaaagttgttcaagtcaagcctatggatacctgaaacTCATTGTCAACAAGTATAGACCTtaatcacttgcttgcaagcatCTCATTTTGTGATTTCATCTTTGGCATACTTGTGTTGATCATCTTTCGAGCCAAATAATCACCGAAaaagtcctatgtgatctgtgaatgcaaatgtttatgttgatgatgtGAAAGTTGAACTGAACTTAGGATTTCTTGATTCTGTAAGGCAAAGGGGCATTACAACTTTATTTGAGCATTCGATGGGGTAAACAAACATTGacataacacacacacacgtgactcttgggaaatcgtGAATTACATGAAATTAGATGAATCGGAGGTCATTATCACTTTTTGCACATCCATGACTTTAGTAGTTTGCGTATTTTTATTCCTTCTTTATTAGCTTTTCTtatattttgctcgggactagcaaaaattcaagtttggggggtttgataagtgcaagatttgcacttaatttacatttaaatccattttgaattatgcttgtttcgaacagaattacgcgtttttggtttgtttatgttgTCATTACAGGAATGGAGATAATAGTGGATACGCAACCAAGTGAACCGAGAAAACAGATTCGAGCCGCGAGTTTAGCTACTGCCAAGAACAGAAGTACGCGCGCAGCCGCGCGACTTTGAGCGCTACCGCGCGCGCATGAAAGCTAGAGGATCGACAGAACCTCGTGCGCGCCcgcgcgagatcacgcgcagccgcgcgcccAAGGCAGCAGCAGCAGACTCGAGAGACGCGCGCGCCagcgccacttcacgcgcaacCGCGCGCGCACAGATGAAGCAAATGACCAGAACCTCGCGCGCGCCCGCGCGAGATCATGCGCACCCGCGCGCACACATACACGGGCAGATGAGCAGCACGGCACGCGCAGCAGCGCCAGAActcgcgccaccgcgcgcacGCCGCGTCCAGAAACATATATAATGCGCGATCGCTAGGTCAGAAAGAGGAAGAGGCCGCCGTAGAGAGCCGCCATTGGAGAAAAAGACACGCGAACCAGAGCACATACACGGAATAGagattcagagtgcgaagaatcatcgcaaatacgaagaacgacggatctggggacagagacgacacttcgatttgttatcttttcctttgtttctttattttattgcgtaAACATGTCTAGAATcataaacatgtcttgttttctcttggatttcgtgatgaactaaattctCATTTTGGAGAATGATGTAACTCTGTTGAAACGATGATTTGACACCGTTATttattgattgaattctgttttcgtttaattgtgttctctgcgtttactgcactgcaatttactggccataaattgtttgttgtttgattaatcttataactcgggagagggactaggattatagatcattagagacacatcgttgaatgtttatagcgttcggaaggcgtataactttagcgaggcttagtaagaacattgtatGCGTTTATCTATGAAccgtagattctaattaggaataattgaatcaaagttgatagatacactttattcgtcacttgggaaagggggaataaaacaatctaagtgttcttggccattaatcgattggaattcaggaatataaattaaactgtgaataattatcgtggaaactttgtgaaatcatttctctagatactttctctcattattatttctcaattcggtgatctaattaattcattgatttcaattaattcgtttaaaCAAACAAATCTGATTactgatttttctagataaagttttggctattttaattacaagaattgatatacatttttatacacactcctcgtgggatcgatacttgtactcaaaagtacattttactataacttgacatcgtgcgcttgcgagtaGTTAAGAAAACGCGCAACAATATCACATTCCAGACTTTACTTTGTACTTGGGGGAAGACTGTCAATCTAACGTGGAACATGTGACAAGGTTTACAATACAGTGTGGGGAACTAGcaaatttgaataatttttcCAACTGCAAGTTACGTTTGTTTCCCAATTCATTGACTAGTATTGTTTTTACTTGCTATGCAACACTGCCTCGGAAAATGACGTTTGAGGTAAAGGAGAACAAGACAGAAACTTTTCATGGAAGAGGCCGCTGTCACAGTGGAGATAATATGTATTATAGTGGGAGGAATATGAGGTACAGTAGGGGATCCATGGCCAAAAGGCCGGAGAACCAGCACCTCGGAAATGTTTCGTTTCATGGGTCAATGAATGGCGAGGGAAGGAGTGACCGACAGTCATTCCAGAAGTTAATACAGAGGCCACCACCTCTAGACACCAATAATAGATATGAAAGAAAATCTCGTTTTGTTATTCCTCCCAGAGCATTCCCCAATGGCGTATGGAGGCGAGTAGAACATCCAAAGTTTCCAAAACCTCTTTCTCGGACCCAAAAGCGACGTTTGTTGAGGGAAAAAGCTGCTGAGCGCAGGTTGAAGATGGAGGAACCAGGTAAAGAGAATAAAAAATTTGGGAGGAAGGCTACTGAAGATAATGAGGAAGAAGATGGTGACTTGTTATCTGAGGAAGACAGTAATGTGGTCAAGAAAGCTACTTTCAGGGTGGGACAGATTCTCATTTCATTTGAATGTGCCACTGGTTCGTTAATGCTGCCAGAGGAGTTTAAACACAAAACAACATTTGAATCCAATGTATTCACCGGAAATCAGAGTGGTACAGAATCCATTCAAACTAATATTTTGAATGAGAGCGTCAGTGTTCTTGTCGATGAAGAGAAAAGAGTGTTAATGAAGCGACCCACCAACGAGATGACGAAACATATCAAACCACTCTACATTGTAGCGCACATAAATGGAAAGCCATTGTCTTGGGTACTCATAGATAATGGGTCAGCTGTGAATATTCTACCCTACAGAATTCTTCAAAAGTTGGGAAAGAATGTAGAGGACTTGATTCCTACCGAAGTCTCTGTGGCGGCTTTTACCGGGGAAtctacaaaaactttgggagtgTTGCCAGAAAATGTTACTGTAGGATCCCGATCCTCACTGTCGGTATTTTTCGTAGTCAATTCTAGTGCTAGCTTCCATGCTTTGTTAGGGAGGGATTGGATTCACACCAATCATTGTGTACCATCATTCATGCACCAGTTACTGCTGATGTGGAAAAGGGATGAGGTGGAAGTGGTACAGGCTGATTCGCAGCCGTATCAATCTAATTATTCCAACGCAGTTGAGGCTAGATATTATGATGGAGCCTTCGTACCTATTAAAATTCGTGATTACAAGGTGAATGGACAGCAAGGAGCAGTCTACATGGACACCAAGAAAGTACGGGAAGCACTTGAAAAAATTCTCAAACCCACTGCCGTGGTCTCTCCTAGACCCATGGTTCGACCTATTATCGAGGGGGTCGATGATTATGTTCACTAAAGAAGAGATGGAAGTGGCTGCAACTTCCGAATGGAAAGCCACATTGCAGCATCTGGTGAGTGAAGTACAATCTCAGGAATTGTGGGACATTGACGGAATTGAAATAATATTTGAAGATGAATGTGATAACAGTGAGGAAGAAAAGTTACAAATGGAGGATTTCATCTTAGCTCCGGCTCAGATGAAAGAACGACTGCCGGAGACAGATGGTTCATGAAGCGGGGTGTGAGGAAGTCCGGTACAGAGTAGGCTAGATGGCCACTTTGTTTGAATCTGTCATATTAACTTGTAAGAAGTTTCTGTAAATATGTGAGGAATAGGCTTTTAAGCCATTCCTTTCTGAAGTTTTGTAAATAATGATGGAGCATtgtgaataaataaaatgattgcTCATGGAATCCGATGTAGTTGATGTATTTTGAGAGGAATATTTGTTGTGTTAGTTGGCCAAATCGGTGACAAAGCGAAGTTCATTTAGTGCAGGCCTTGAAACTTCGTTGAGCTTTATTTGGAAAAATGTGGTTTGGTCGTTCATTGGTAATATGTGTTGATTTGCGTTGGTTTGCGTCGTTATGAGATGTTCACTTTTTAGAAAAAATTTGGCAGAGTTTCCCTTGTAAATGTAGTGTGCCAAAAATGTGAATACCTGCAAACAAACCCCAAGCAATAGATATCCAAACAACATTATATTTCAACAGCAAAGTTGAGTTTCTAGTCATTCATCAACATTCACGAAACAAAAAGAACTTGCCAAATCATGGCAAACAAGTGCAAAGAAGTACACCTACTGTCCCTAGCCTacgtattttttttaatgtgtaTTACACTTCATACATATATGCTCAGTCAGTTGCAAAGATATTCATCCAAGCTTGGAAATTATTTTGGATTGGCCGGCGGCACTCCCAAGAGGTAATTTCCATATCCATTGGTATTTAAGGTACTGCTTGCATTGGCCTTTGAGATAAATCCTCATTTCCTCCAACTATGTTCCTGCGAAATAAATGGGACCACATGAGAAATAATAGAATGTTGATCAACAAAACCATGCTTTGTGTGTGCTATTGTTGTCATTGATGTGACACATGTCACTTCTTTGTGAGATGGAATGAATCTTGCCatttttaatttatggcttGTCAAGATTCCAGAAAATGAGATCTCATCCTCAGTGAATTTGGGTGGAGCATCACAATTCCTTGTGCTGGTGCATTTCTTTTAAGCGCATGGAAGATTACAGAAGTTGCATCAGCTATAGGCCAAGTTTTGAATATGGCCGCCAAGGGAGCCGTCCTGTTGAGATGCAAGCAGTGGGTGTTGCAAGGTATTGCTCATAAAAAACTCATTCAGACATATTCACAAATATCTTGAGTGCAGCATGAAATGTCACATATTCTACAATGTTTTTGTGATGGAGGATTGAGAAAAATGCTTAAATTTACCAACCTTGAGAAGGTGTGACTTGAGGTGAAAGAGATTGATgatggaaattttcagaaacttGGATTACATTACAAAGGCGATGTAATCGGTGGTGATATGGGACATGAGATCTCCGTGAGTGGTTGAGTAGTTATCTAAAAGTGAAGGAGAATAGGTTGTGGAAGCAGCGAAGAATTGGAGGGTTTTGGGGGAAGAAGAACAAAGAAGAAGTTTGGGAAGCATGGTGTTGGGAATACactgttttctttctttttctccTCTTCATCCTCCTCCTCATATGTATCGTATTATGTAAATGGGCCAACTTGTAAATAGACCAAatatatttgaattattaaaaatagccAAATTGGGCCAAATTGGCCATTGGCCCAAATTGGCTAGGGGGGCAATTGTTGTgcctaaaattaatttttttagagaAGCCCAAACCACAGCCCAATATAAGAAGCCCAAGTGAAACTGCAGTTGGCccaatgaagaaacgtattATCAGTTGCTGCCATTGCCTGATGTGGAAGAACGTGTAGTGATGGGGAAGGGAAAACTGCTGTGCAGAATGTGACAAAAGTGAGGGAAGGAAATCAGAAAAGGCCCCcgacaaaatcaacaaaaaatcGACAGCAACGTCTCTGCAAATTTTCTCTCATTTATTTTGTTGTCTATTTTATTTCCAGCAATCATCTTCCATAGATTTCTCTTGTAAAAACTTTGTTCGAATTTGTAAAAACATAACTAATGTtgatgttgtttatggattCCCCTGTTAATTCCATTATATTCCTCATTCCGTGATCTTAGTTTTGGAGCCATTTCGAAGGAATTAGAACGAACGATCGAATCGAGATCCACAACGTTTGGCAAACGAAGTCAGATAATTTTCACAAATTTGGCACGAacacgtgcctggcacgcccgcaaaatttcgtgacaaacaaaaacatatacacatatttttacaTAAGATGATTATATTTTAAACTAAGAGAAGCACATAATTTATAAAgataaaaacttatgtgagccggtcttacgggtcgtatttgtgatacagatctcttatttgggtcatccatgaaaaagtttttatgctaaaaatattacttttattgtgaataccggttgggttgacccgtctcacagttTAAGACGCACTCATTTGTAAAACTACCCGTATATTTCGATGCGATCTTGTTATCAAAATGACAAAAATCTTATAAGATCGTCTCTCAGTTCAACCTATCATATTTATTcataaaaaatgttatttttatgaCATGTATTGAATAAGTCGACTCATCTCAATTTCATAAAAGATTTGTATTAAAATAGATTTCTTTATAAAAGCATGATTAGAAGATTATCATATTCTTCGAttcattttttataatatatattagtatcttataattattttttaaaatatatattatacagACAATTAATTTATAGATTGGAAAGGGGTTAATTGGTACAGTATATACCGACTTGGTCCAAAGACTCTCGAGTTCTGCGGCACCTACAAGCCCACACAGAAGTTAAGCGTGTGATAATCACGCGCCCACAGGATTGATGATTATCATGGGGAGCATGTCTTGTTTGCTCATTACTCAATAGGATGAAACTCACTCAATAATCATTTCAATGAGAAAAGAAATCATAATCATTTATTGTAGAAAATAAATCAATCAAAATTTTATCTAAAATCataagtatttttttaaaaaatagaaacTAATTAATATATTGTttcgttaaaaaaataaatattctcgaATCCTATGGACCTACTATGATTTCTTTGTTGGTGAATAATGTGCATTCCAATGCTATATAAGAAATAAGTAATGCCATGTAGCATAGAAGAAAACTAGAGTTCgctaattatatataatatgataaattttatctgcttctaattttttaaactGTATAACAGTTCAAGCACTACATTTTGATTGTTCTATCAAGTAGAAACAATTATTGAACCTCGGCAATCTATCTCTCAATAACTGAACCATTTGTAATCAATGAGAATCACACATGCGACCTTgactctgatatcaattgtagAACCGAGCATTTTTCATTTTATCAAAAGATGTAGTTGGTGAAAACTTGCAACTATAATCTTTTAAATCGTATAGCAGCTTAAGCATTAAGTTTCGATTGGTCTACCAAACAGAAGAAATTATTGCATCCCAAAAACCTAATCTTTCAATAATTACATcatttgcaatcaatgagaatcgaagaCCTTGGCTCTAATATTAATTGTAGAACCGAGCgcttgtcgttttaccaaaaagCTGTAGCTGGTAGTAGCGGTGCAActctaatattttaaattgtaaaGCAGCTCAACTACAACGTTTCGATTGCTTTATCAAACataaacaattattgcacccccAACATATCACATAGTAATATAATCCGTATTTATCCTTTTCAAATCCATTCCTCAAAACATTCAAACTTTTAAGGTTATGTGTATCATctactaaaaattaaaatttaaagataTTATTAAATCAAACCAAAAACCTAAAACAAATTAGTCACTTTTGTTTTCTATAATTTCTATAAATTCATCATAAAATTGGTTGCCACTGAAAACTTATTATTACCTTTTCTTgtaatttaattagtaaatattttttgttatgTTTTATCCCAAACAAACGTTTGTTGTATCTCAAAAACGTTTTTTTATAACTTTCAaatgaattctatttttgtattaCATAAATAAAATTAGTCCCGTATTCAAAGGAGAGAGTCTCGCGACCACGGCCAAAAGGCGCGTGGGTAAGCTCTAACACAGACAGAAGTTCAAAACTTTCACAAGAAAATGGTGGCAAATACCTGGCAACTCATGCCTATCTTCCTTCTTTAAAAACCAACAAAATGATAGCCGTTACATGTTTTCAGTTTCTTCTCCATTTTTTCTTTGATTTTCCCATTTATTAACAAACTTCAACCTATCGTTTACTTGGacttttttcttaaaaatatcaTCTTTTTCCCTTTAGAACGGGaattcgatgaacgatgagcgtCTCCAGATCTTCGTCAACCTCTTCTTCCTCCTACGACTCCGCCGTGGGTGCCTCACAACCGGTACTGGTGCTGTTGTCTCCACATGTTTGTGTCAGTTTGTGTTTTTGGGTGATGGGTTTGGATCTTTTCTTGACTTGGGTTTTGGTTTTTGAAACTTGTGGTGTTGGTTTTACTTCGTTTTGTCAGTTTTGTGTGTAGCGATCCTCtctgattttgatgttttccttgttttgtttagtGATTTGTAGATCCCTTTTTCTGTATTTTGATTGTATGCTGATGCGTACGAGGATCTGAATTAGTGCAACTTAAATAGTTGAAGGAGACGTATATTTTGTCTTAGATCGATTATGCCATGCGCTAGGAATTAGGGCACTTGTAATTGTGTGGAAAAAGTTGAATGTTTTTCAggaaatcaagtaaagtttctGCACGTCTTTCAACGACTAAGGTTTTGATTGGGAAAATTGGAATTTGCAAATTCCATCTTCCTACTTttcttttttgttattttaaagcAGTGGGCATATGATTTgtagattttttttcttttcttcttttgcAATCAGTACTTGTTGAACATACCGATTATGTTGGAATATATGTTGTTCTCATAGTGAATTTGTTGCAGAATGTTGTGGGGAGCCATTCAATGTCTCAGGGGATATTTACAGCAGTGTCTCGCCATTGGCATGATGTGTTCTGGTTGCTTATATTTATGGCGCATTTGGTGGTTATCGGTTTCGCACTTGCGGTTTTGGGGCTCAACAGGTTCAAGAAACAGGATAGGCTAAATATTGATAAGTACACAATGGGATTTCTTGAGAACAAGGATGGTTTAACAGAAGATTACTGGCCATTGTATGCTGTTGCTGGCGGAGTGGGGGCGCTATTGGGATGGACTTGGTTGCTATTGCTTGGTTCACGAGCAAATCAAATGATGAAGTTTTCTGTGCACATTTTGACCACGTATCTTGCTGTCATCAGTGTGCTTTGTTTTTGGGTTAAACAGTATTTTTGGGGCACTGCATTTGCTGGAGGTGCTGCATTGCAATTCTTGTATGTGATATCAGTCATTGATAGGTAAACTCTACAACctcatgtttcatgttttttaATTTAACTTTGTCCTTGAAAATTATTGCAAGTTTTTGTGATATGCTATTAAGTTCGTCAAATTAAAGGCTAGATGCATATATTAGAGCTATTTTGAAATTTGACGATATATCAAATTTAGTAAAAGTCATGATTCAAAGATAGCAAAAAAGTTTTTGGCTCTTACCGTTTTCAGGATACTATTCCATAATGATCAAGGTTCAAGCTTTTTTTTACATTATAAAGGCTAGATGCATATGTTGGAGCTATTTTGAAATTTGATGATCTATCCATTTTGGTAAAAGTCGAGATTCAAAGATAGCGTAAGGTCTTTGGCTCTTAGCATTTTTCAGGATACTATTCGATAATGATTAATGCCTCTATATAGTTCTTTATAGTGTTATAAATATTGCCGAACTTTCCAGTCAAAACTGTTACCTGACACAGCAAATAAAATTTAGATGGCATATGCAACAAACCTTATGTTCTTAGAAATGGGCATGCttccaattttatttttgatgtcttttTGTATAATCATCCTTCGTTGAGGTAAAAATGTGAAAATAAATTGCTTTCCCTATAGAATTTAATTTTAAGTAGCCAGGAATTAAGATGGGGCTTAGagactttgaatttgatttcttgttgaatgattgtatataAAAAGTATTGAACCAAAAACTCCTTAATAAAAGGTAAGTAAAAAATATTCCAAGAATACAAAGCTTGTAAAAAAGTTATAGGTTATTTTCATGGAATAACGGATAACAGAAAAATGGTGTTCCACTCATGAAAATGAATCTACCTAAAGTCAACTTTAGACATCTTTTAGGTGGAAGTAGAGTCGCTCAAATTTTTGCTTGAGTATAAAGTTTATCTGACTCTCGTCCTTCAATAGACTTCCATTTACCATGCTGGTGCTACAACGAGCAgtgaatatggtttggaaccttCCCGAGGTCTCTAGATTAACATGCATTTTTATGCTCATAATGCTTTTCTGGCTCTCTCTGTGGTCCTTCGGTGCTGCTGGGGTTGTTGCCTTGAGCATGGGTGATAGTGGACGCTGGTGGCTTCTTTTGGTGAGCGGGCAAGTTATTTCTCTGCATGTCATATTTTAGGCTGAGATATAATGCAATACAGTTCacattatttgaatttcaattaTGAAAAAATAGGCATGATCCCATGACTCATATGCAGGTGTTATCTGTGAGTTTGTTTTGGACTGGCGCAGTTCTTTGCAATGTTGTCCACGTCATAGTTTCAGGAATGGTGTTTCTTGTCCTTAGTCATGGCGGCCGAGAAGCAACATCAATGCCTTCTAAACCATTAATCAATTCTTTGCGATATGCTGTCACTACATCTTTTGGCAGCATATGCTATGGATCTCTGTTTACGGCCGCTATACGAACTTTACGATGGGAGGTAAGCAATCCAGGGTTGATTAGTACTATTGTCTTTTAGTTACTTGCCTATCAATGACCAACTAATCGAGCCACATCTGTTCTTACTAACAAGAGATCTTATGAACTTGATAGATTAGAGGATTGAGGTCAAAGATTGGGAACAACGAGTGTTTGCTCTGCTGTGTTGATTTTCTGTTTCATCTAGTAGAGTTTTTAGTTCGTTGGTTCAACAAATATGCTTATGTACAGGTATTTTTTCAATCCATAACATGGCTACcagtattttcttaaaaatctTGCCTGATAGCTGATCAAACTACGACAATATTTGTGACACATGCATCCTTTTATCTTCAAGATTGCTGTACATGGAAAAAGCTTTAATCATTCAGCAAAAGATGCTTGGGAGTTATTTCAATCAACAGGGGTTGAAGCACTTGTAGCATATGACTGTTCAGGGGCTGTTCTATTGATGGGAACAATCTTGGGTGGACTTATCGCTGGAACGTGTGCAGCAGTTTGGACTAAGATTAAGCATCCCGAGCGAGTACTAATGGTAGGCTCTACTGCCATGTTAATGGGAATGATCTTGGTAAGAAACGGCCCTAAATCCTCGAACGTACAGAAATATTACCAACTTGGTTCTGATTTTAATTCTTGGATACCAAATTACACTTAAGATGTGAAATCCTTATCTCTCATTGgttgaaaataaaagtttaaaatactttGTAAGAGCTTACAATAGACTCTGATAACAAAttgagttaatcattttcgtaaagcgataATAGATACGAAATAGTTTTTTTAGGGTACATGCGGGCTTGGATCCGAGTCGTGACATAAGAGAAATTGAGCTTTCTTAGGGCACATAAAAACTTGGAAAAAGTTTGCTTTTCCGCTTAAATATTCACGTCTTTTAAGCTCACCTGTGTCGTTTTTTCTTTGACAGGTTGGGTTGGCTATGGTGGTTGTGGAAAGTGCAGTGACGTCGATTTACATCTGTTTTGCAGAAGACCCTTTGCTAATAAACAGGTGGGATGCTACATTCTTCAACCAGATGTCGGAAAGACTACACCAGCGCCTGCAGCACAGAAGTGCTCGAGCGAGAGAAGGATTAAGTCATAGAATAGATGACCAAATGCCAGAAATGGTTCATGTTTGATTGTTATCTTGTACAAGATAAATAGCATATAACTGGTTGCTGCAGTTGGTTTCTATGAAATGTGAAGCG
Encoded here:
- the LOC140837214 gene encoding uncharacterized protein, producing the protein MSVSRSSSTSSSSYDSAVGASQPNVVGSHSMSQGIFTAVSRHWHDVFWLLIFMAHLVVIGFALAVLGLNRFKKQDRLNIDKYTMGFLENKDGLTEDYWPLYAVAGGVGALLGWTWLLLLGSRANQMMKFSVHILTTYLAVISVLCFWVKQYFWGTAFAGGAALQFLYVISVIDRLPFTMLVLQRAVNMVWNLPEVSRLTCIFMLIMLFWLSLWSFGAAGVVALSMGDSGRWWLLLVLSVSLFWTGAVLCNVVHVIVSGMVFLVLSHGGREATSMPSKPLINSLRYAVTTSFGSICYGSLFTAAIRTLRWEIRGLRSKIGNNECLLCCVDFLFHLVEFLVRWFNKYAYVQIAVHGKSFNHSAKDAWELFQSTGVEALVAYDCSGAVLLMGTILGGLIAGTCAAVWTKIKHPERVLMVGSTAMLMGMILVGLAMVVVESAVTSIYICFAEDPLLINRWDATFFNQMSERLHQRLQHRSARAREGLSHRIDDQMPEMVHV